GACCATGAACGAGGTCATCGGTCAGGCGCCCGTGGCCCTGGAGAAAGGTTCTGTAGAATCTTCCCTGGGTAATTTTGTAGCCGATTTAACCAGGACCCAGACCAGCGCCGTGTACGGAAAACCCATTGACCTGGGCGGCATGACCAGCGGCGGCCTCAGAAACCCCATTGACAAAGGCCCCATCACCGTGGGAGATGTGTTTGAACTGATGCCCTTTGAAAACGAAATGCTGGTGCTCACGCTCTCTAGCGAAACAGTCAAAGAGCTATTTGATTACGCCGCGCGGGTCCAGAACCTATCTGTGGCCAACGCCACGTATTCCATGCGCAACGGCAAGATTGAAAGCATCTTCATTGGCGGCCAACCGTT
This region of Rufibacter sp. LB8 genomic DNA includes:
- a CDS encoding 5'-nucleotidase C-terminal domain-containing protein, which encodes MVLSLAGCQKAFVPTASLSTPTDIPVNTQLAPDPTAEATIAPYRARVDQTMNEVIGQAPVALEKGSVESSLGNFVADLTRTQTSAVYGKPIDLGGMTSGGLRNPIDKGPITVGDVFELMPFENEMLVLTLSSETVKELFDYAARVQNLSVANATYSMRNGKIESIFIGGQPFDINKTYTLAISDYLANGGDNMGFLKKALKVEQTGLLARDAILKEIKAITAQGKPVTGSLDGRVKVLN